One Candidatus Hinthialibacter antarcticus DNA window includes the following coding sequences:
- the tuf gene encoding elongation factor Tu (EF-Tu; promotes GTP-dependent binding of aminoacyl-tRNA to the A-site of ribosomes during protein biosynthesis; when the tRNA anticodon matches the mRNA codon, GTP hydrolysis results; the inactive EF-Tu-GDP leaves the ribosome and release of GDP is promoted by elongation factor Ts; many prokaryotes have two copies of the gene encoding EF-Tu) produces the protein GDNVVMEAELHQSIAMEQELRFAIREGGRTVGAGVVDKIIE, from the coding sequence GGGCGACAACGTGGTCATGGAAGCGGAATTGCATCAGTCGATCGCGATGGAGCAGGAACTGCGCTTCGCCATTCGCGAAGGCGGCCGCACCGTCGGCGCCGGCGTCGTTGATAAAATCATTGAATAA